A stretch of the Bdellovibrio sp. 22V genome encodes the following:
- a CDS encoding Fur family transcriptional regulator, whose product MSKCGQERKNIDISSLNERVRKAGMKLTQQRSQMLKILLNHPEPISADEIFKKFDSKAEGMDLVTIYRILKKFEDAQIVSRMEFGDGVARFELALESGHHHHHVICRHCQRVEPLHICDLDQHIKMVETMGYKQVSHRLDFFGVCSQCQ is encoded by the coding sequence ATGTCGAAATGTGGGCAAGAAAGAAAAAACATTGATATCTCCTCTCTCAACGAGAGAGTGCGCAAGGCGGGGATGAAACTCACCCAGCAGCGCAGTCAAATGCTTAAAATCTTGCTCAATCATCCTGAACCTATTTCTGCCGATGAGATTTTTAAAAAGTTCGACAGCAAAGCAGAAGGCATGGATCTCGTTACGATCTATCGTATTCTAAAAAAATTTGAAGACGCGCAAATAGTTTCGCGCATGGAATTTGGCGACGGTGTGGCGCGCTTTGAGCTCGCTCTCGAATCCGGCCATCATCACCATCATGTGATCTGCCGTCATTGCCAGCGTGTGGAACCTCTGCATATCTGCGATCTCGATCAGCACATCAAGATGGTCGAAACGATGGGTTACAAACAAGTCTCCCACCGTTTGGAC
- a CDS encoding EI24 domain-containing protein, with protein MSSILFSFRSAFGALFRWRMLLLILAPSFVAMILVLLLFIIFWPNWVLGLSSFFSGMSLFQWVQNQTGFLELASWTAVLFLIMAFIPVAFLLAVILTSLFVMPVLLKWVSDEDFKDLEKKRGGSLAGSVWNTVVATVLFCMAFVVTLPLWLVPGCQVLVPLLLTAWLNKRVFMYDVLQDYATKEERQQIEKEEGHTLFGMGMLLGLLSYIPLAFFLVPVLSGLSYTYYGLSSLRRLRKQET; from the coding sequence ATGAGTTCAATCCTATTCTCATTTCGCAGTGCTTTCGGTGCGCTCTTTCGCTGGAGAATGCTTTTGCTTATTCTCGCACCGTCTTTTGTAGCGATGATCTTGGTGCTCTTGCTATTCATCATTTTCTGGCCGAACTGGGTGCTGGGGCTGTCCTCTTTTTTTAGCGGCATGAGCCTTTTTCAGTGGGTGCAAAATCAGACGGGATTTTTAGAGCTCGCAAGTTGGACGGCCGTGCTGTTTCTCATTATGGCGTTTATCCCGGTGGCATTTTTATTAGCGGTGATTTTGACGTCTCTTTTCGTGATGCCGGTTTTGCTCAAGTGGGTGAGTGACGAAGATTTTAAAGATCTCGAGAAAAAACGGGGCGGCTCGCTGGCGGGGAGTGTTTGGAACACGGTGGTTGCGACTGTTTTGTTTTGTATGGCTTTTGTGGTGACTCTGCCTTTGTGGCTGGTGCCCGGGTGTCAGGTGCTTGTGCCGCTTTTGCTGACGGCGTGGCTTAATAAAAGAGTTTTCATGTACGATGTTCTTCAAGACTATGCGACGAAAGAAGAACGCCAGCAAATCGAAAAGGAAGAGGGGCACACGCTCTTTGGAATGGGAATGTTATTAGGTCTCCTATCTTACATTCCCTTGGCATTTTTTCTTGTTCCCGTATTATCAGGACTTTCTTATACATATTATGGACTTAGCTCTCTTCGCCGGCTGCGAAAGCAAGAAACCTAG
- a CDS encoding fatty acid cis/trans isomerase, producing the protein MQFIKIMVVCFISVVMTSVSKAEVPVDLYTRRIQPIFDNRCVACHSCFNGPCQLNLQNFEGFERGANKLNVYNGTRTSSVAPSRLWIDAHGTSEWRKRDFYELNTSRNSKENLFMGLLQLRFEQPKKNIQRQVAESQICPSSPAELETIRKNSPELGMPYGLPALSAAEMNHIEEWIKKGAPGPTAQTLKEQSEVSPVLRKQIREWEAFLNDRDIPHQLVSRYIYEHLFLAHIYFPEEKNQFFRLVRSKTACAKGAEEIATRRPNDDPGVASFHYCLKKFPGTVVLKTHIPYEWSPAKLARYKKIFWATKWSAETIPSYEPTVAENPFKAFKDIPVKARYQFLLDDAQYEVSTFIKGPVCNGSMAVNSIQEQFYVFFLNPDSDNMVLSRDYEVKAQDMLMLPGVWGSDVKLQDTPIFLKRLVDHREAYRVLRNEWYVQNKPQGYSLKDIWDGEGVNNNAVLTVFRHDDNAVVLKGAIGDLSKTVFVLDYPLLERLVYNLVVNFDVFGNVSHQLLTRIYMDMIRMEAEELFLMFLPSEQRLQYRREWYRGLLARAKMAYIFPTVGAADPTAIKYNEEIHTKKQLVEKILFFRLNETVRGSFDRVNWKSLQVPDSMAATFKPHGLEKELRPIAAVKAGKATPFAKYFPDLSLLKVTSAEQPMRVFSIIHNKEHENISWITGESLRMDPKNDTLTVHEGYWGSYPNMIFDVEEKNLAIFVAQIQKVKSAKDYQKLVDVFGVRRTQDSFWLHYDELIAHFRNTDPTQFGFLDLTRYELK; encoded by the coding sequence ATGCAATTTATTAAGATCATGGTGGTTTGTTTTATTTCAGTTGTGATGACAAGCGTCTCAAAAGCGGAAGTCCCCGTGGATCTTTATACGCGCAGAATTCAGCCCATTTTCGACAACAGATGTGTTGCTTGCCATAGCTGCTTTAACGGTCCCTGCCAGCTGAATTTACAAAACTTCGAGGGGTTTGAACGCGGAGCCAATAAGCTTAACGTCTACAACGGAACCCGCACCAGCAGCGTGGCACCGTCGCGCCTATGGATTGATGCGCATGGGACCTCCGAATGGCGCAAGCGCGATTTTTATGAACTCAACACCAGCCGCAACAGCAAAGAAAACCTTTTTATGGGTCTTTTGCAGTTACGTTTCGAGCAACCGAAAAAGAACATTCAAAGACAGGTCGCCGAGTCGCAAATTTGTCCATCTTCACCGGCAGAACTAGAAACAATCAGGAAAAACTCGCCCGAGTTAGGCATGCCTTACGGGTTGCCAGCGCTCTCAGCGGCTGAGATGAATCATATCGAAGAGTGGATTAAAAAGGGCGCTCCAGGTCCCACGGCCCAAACACTGAAAGAACAAAGTGAGGTTTCCCCCGTTTTGCGAAAACAGATCCGCGAATGGGAGGCTTTCCTCAATGATCGGGATATTCCACACCAGTTAGTCAGCCGCTACATTTACGAGCATCTTTTCTTGGCGCATATTTACTTTCCCGAGGAAAAAAATCAGTTCTTCCGTTTGGTGCGTTCGAAAACGGCGTGCGCAAAGGGCGCCGAAGAGATCGCCACGCGCCGACCGAATGACGATCCCGGTGTCGCCTCTTTTCACTATTGCCTTAAAAAGTTTCCCGGCACCGTGGTACTAAAGACCCACATACCCTATGAGTGGAGCCCAGCGAAGCTGGCCCGTTATAAAAAAATATTCTGGGCCACGAAGTGGTCGGCAGAAACTATTCCTAGTTATGAACCGACAGTGGCTGAAAATCCTTTCAAAGCGTTTAAAGATATTCCTGTAAAAGCACGTTACCAGTTTTTATTGGATGATGCTCAGTATGAGGTCAGTACTTTTATTAAAGGCCCCGTCTGTAACGGCAGCATGGCTGTGAACTCCATTCAAGAGCAGTTCTATGTCTTTTTCCTAAACCCTGATTCAGACAATATGGTTTTGTCCCGGGATTATGAGGTGAAAGCACAGGACATGCTGATGCTTCCCGGAGTTTGGGGCAGCGACGTAAAACTGCAAGACACACCGATTTTCCTCAAGAGGCTTGTCGATCACCGGGAAGCTTACCGTGTCCTGCGCAACGAGTGGTATGTGCAAAACAAACCGCAGGGTTATAGCCTCAAGGATATCTGGGACGGTGAAGGGGTGAATAACAACGCCGTGCTGACGGTTTTTAGACACGATGATAACGCCGTGGTTTTAAAGGGCGCGATCGGAGATCTTTCTAAAACCGTTTTCGTTCTGGATTATCCTCTTTTGGAGCGTCTCGTTTACAACCTTGTCGTGAATTTCGACGTGTTTGGAAACGTCAGCCACCAGCTTCTTACGCGTATTTACATGGATATGATTCGCATGGAAGCAGAAGAACTCTTTTTGATGTTCCTTCCCAGCGAACAAAGACTGCAATACCGTCGTGAATGGTATCGCGGCCTTTTAGCAAGAGCGAAAATGGCGTACATCTTTCCAACAGTGGGTGCTGCAGATCCGACAGCGATAAAGTACAATGAGGAGATTCACACCAAAAAACAGCTCGTGGAAAAGATTCTTTTTTTCCGCCTCAACGAAACCGTTCGCGGTTCTTTCGATAGGGTCAACTGGAAGAGTCTCCAAGTTCCCGACAGCATGGCAGCCACGTTTAAGCCGCACGGTTTAGAAAAAGAACTGCGTCCCATCGCCGCTGTTAAAGCGGGCAAGGCGACACCTTTTGCAAAATACTTTCCGGATTTGAGTCTTTTGAAAGTGACAAGCGCTGAGCAACCGATGCGCGTCTTTTCAATTATTCACAATAAAGAGCACGAGAATATTTCCTGGATCACCGGGGAATCCCTGCGCATGGATCCTAAGAATGATACATTGACAGTGCACGAAGGTTATTGGGGATCTTATCCCAATATGATTTTTGACGTTGAAGAAAAGAATCTTGCGATCTTTGTCGCGCAAATTCAAAAAGTAAAATCCGCAAAAGATTATCAGAAGCTTGTTGATGTCTTCGGTGTTCGCCGTACGCAGGATTCGTTCTGGCTCCATTATGACGAACTGATCGCGCATTTTAGAAATACGGATCCGACCCAGTTCGGCTTCTTGGATCTGACCCGCTACGAATTAAAGTGA
- a CDS encoding histidine phosphatase family protein gives MQKIIHLFRHGQTDWNIHRRMQGHTDIPLNEEGRRQALSLQTYFKENSVELFMSSDLVRAQQTAQIANAHLSLPFFTSPEFREARLGELEGLTQAEADAKFGAESWQKWISLNPEDFHFRYPQGESAHETIDRFTAGLKNFCLKHDFQSAGLCTHGLVMRRFLHSLRPEMTELLPIPNCVVYKVEWDPKSHLFSFSL, from the coding sequence ATGCAGAAAATCATTCATCTCTTTCGCCATGGGCAAACTGACTGGAACATCCATCGCCGTATGCAAGGACACACGGACATTCCTCTGAATGAGGAAGGCCGTCGCCAAGCGCTCTCTTTGCAAACTTATTTCAAGGAAAACAGCGTTGAGCTTTTTATGTCGAGTGACTTAGTGCGAGCCCAGCAAACCGCGCAAATTGCTAATGCTCATTTGTCGCTGCCTTTTTTCACTTCGCCTGAATTCCGTGAAGCCCGCTTGGGTGAGCTCGAAGGACTGACGCAGGCGGAGGCCGATGCCAAGTTTGGTGCGGAGTCTTGGCAAAAATGGATCTCTCTCAACCCTGAGGACTTTCATTTCCGTTATCCGCAGGGAGAAAGTGCTCATGAAACCATTGATCGTTTCACGGCAGGTTTAAAAAACTTTTGCCTGAAGCATGACTTTCAGAGTGCGGGTCTCTGCACGCATGGTTTGGTTATGCGTCGTTTTTTACACTCATTGCGCCCGGAAATGACCGAGCTTCTGCCCATTCCAAACTGCGTGGTTTACAAAGTGGAATGGGATCCAAAATCACATCTTTTCAGTTTCTCACTTTAA